The genomic stretch GCTGATCACCGCCGAGGCCGACGATCAGCCCTATCTGGTCAAGGTCGCAGTTGGGGCGGTGGTCCTGAACCGGGTCAGGAGTCAACTCTTTCCCAACAGCATTCCCGGGGTGATTTACGATACAGCCTACGGCCACTTCCAGTTCGAGCCGGTTTTAAACGGCTGGATTAACCGCCCGCCCTCGCCGGATGCCGTGCGGGCGGCCCGGGACGCCCTGGCGGGTTGGGACCCCACCGGGGGTGCGCTCTATTTCTTTGAACCGTGGGTGGGTAACCGTTATCTGCATTCTCTCCCGGTAGCTTTAAGAATGGGCGCCTTTGTTTTCTGTTAGCGATGACTCCCGACAAGGCGGCCGGACCCCGACGGAGCGGGTCCGGCCCTTTTTTTACCCTTTTGGAAGGGGTTGCCCCCCCGGAACGCGAATTGATGGGGCACTCTATGTTACGGAGGTGGAGAATGGCTTCACGCGTCTATTTCGCCGATGTGCGCGGTAAGCACAGCCTGCTTGACAAGGTCGAGAGGCTCTTCCGGCGGGCGCGGCTCGACCAGGTGATCGCCAGGCGCGACCTGGTGGCCGTCAAGTGCCATTTCGGAGAGCGCGGGAACACTAGCTACGTGCGCCCGCAGTATTTGCGACGTCTGGTGGACCTGATCAAGAAGGCGGGCGGCAAGCCTTTTTTGACCGACGCTAACACCCTTTATGTGGGCGGGAGGGCCAACGCCGTTGACCACCTGGAAACCGCCGTGTTGCACGGGTTCGACTTCGCCGTGGTCGGGGCGCCGGTCATCATCGCCGACGGTTTGCTCGGTAAGGACTATGTGAACGTGGAGGTGAACCTGAAGCATTTCCGGGCGGTCAAGATCGGCAGCGCCGTGCACCATGCCGATGCGCTCGTGGTTGTCTCCCATTTTAAGGGCCACGAGGCCACCGGCTTCGGCGGCGTCCTCAAGAATGTTGGAATGGGGCTCGGCTGCCGGAGCGGAAAACAGATGATGCATTCTGATATCCTGCCTGCCGTGGGGGTTGAGAAGTGCCGGGGCTGCGGTCGATGCATCCGCTGGTGCCCGGCGGGGGCGATCACCCTTAACCCGCGCGGCCCGGTGGGTGGTGTCGCCGACGAGCGGCGGGCGCCTGACGGGCTTTCAATGAAAGTGGCGGCCATCGACCCCAAGCACTGTATCGGATGCGGGGAGTGCACCGTAACCTGCCCGGAGGGGGCCATTGCGATTAACTGGAAGACGGAACCGGATTTGATCCAAGAGAAGATCGTGGAGTATGCCTACGGCGTGCTGAGGGAGAAGCAAGGCAAGGCCGCCTTCATCACCTTTGCCACCGACGTGACACCGGACTGCGACTGCTGCGGCTGGAGTGATGCCCCCGTCGTGCGCAACATCGGGCTTCTGGCCTCGAAGGACCCGGTGGCTCTGGACCAGGCCTGCGTGGATCTGGTGAACCGCGAACGGGGGCTGGAGTCATCGCGCCTGGCGGGCTTGACGGCCGGCGCCGACAAGTTCCGGGCGCTGTACCCCGCGATAGACTGGTCACGGCAGTTGGCCTATGCCGAAGAT from Thermoanaerobacterales bacterium encodes the following:
- a CDS encoding DUF362 domain-containing protein, with the translated sequence MASRVYFADVRGKHSLLDKVERLFRRARLDQVIARRDLVAVKCHFGERGNTSYVRPQYLRRLVDLIKKAGGKPFLTDANTLYVGGRANAVDHLETAVLHGFDFAVVGAPVIIADGLLGKDYVNVEVNLKHFRAVKIGSAVHHADALVVVSHFKGHEATGFGGVLKNVGMGLGCRSGKQMMHSDILPAVGVEKCRGCGRCIRWCPAGAITLNPRGPVGGVADERRAPDGLSMKVAAIDPKHCIGCGECTVTCPEGAIAINWKTEPDLIQEKIVEYAYGVLREKQGKAAFITFATDVTPDCDCCGWSDAPVVRNIGLLASKDPVALDQACVDLVNRERGLESSRLAGLTAGADKFRALYPAIDWSRQLAYAEDIGLGKREYELVRLR